In Prunus dulcis unplaced genomic scaffold, ALMONDv2, whole genome shotgun sequence, the genomic window TATTGGTTGGAAGATGAAAATTATACCAAGCAAAGTGTCTTTGTACATTACAGAGAAGAGAACATTATCTTTAATTTGGTGTCTGAGCTCTGACAACTATAAACTTTATTAGTTTTGGTggaaattgaattttattgaGCCTCTCAAtttatcttttcattttgtgttCGTATTCATGTGATGATGTTAAATTAAAGGGGAGGGTTAAGGATAGATTGCAACAttgtttttcgttttcttgatctctctcaatttcagtttttatggGGGCCAAGTGAAAATCATTACAGGGTAAAATGTTTTTGTAGACTACAGAGAATTAAACATAATTTTGGCACTAGTATCTGAGCTCTGATTGCTAccaatttgaatttttgtagGGAAATGACTATATTAAACCCTTCTATGTATAATGTATGCTTTCAATTTAGTTTAATATCCatgagaaaatgaaagtttatttgaaatattataagaaACTAATACTTCCTGCTAAAATGTCACTCTGCAGAATACAGACAAGCAAGCATTATCTAAGCCCTGTGTCTGACCTGTAAAGATAGATTCGTCCGATCGTAAGCGAAAGAAAGCAGCTTCTTCTATCTGGGCGGCAGATCGCACGAACAAGGATAAAGAGAAAAGTCAAGCCACCAACAAgagcaaaaagacaaaaatgtCCTCGTCGGCGGGGAATCAGGTGAGGGCATCCCACATACTGATCAAGCACCAAGGTTCCAGAAGAAAGGCCTCATGGAAGGATCCAGAAGGTGCCATCATCAAGAACACCACCCGAGACTCTGCAGTCTCTCAACTGAAGGCCCTCCATGATGACATCATTTCCGGCAAGGCCAAGTTTGATGACCTCGCCTCTCGCTACTCTGATTGTAGCTCTGCCAAACGCGGCGGTGATCTCGGTTAGCACCTAACTTTGAGAAAGTTCAAAATTATGGTTTAGGTTTACAATTGTGttttgtcattttaaattatcCCAATAAAGGCATTAAAATGTGGGAAATCCAAACAGAAAACGTGCCCAAAACTGCTTAGTTACAGACTGCAGTAtattatctgaaatatgagcttttgatttttttatttgagagGAAACATAGTTTGGTGGACcaaaataattacaattcTTGTGGACAAGGTGTTCACTACAAACCAAACAGCTAATGCAATAAACCTTTAGCTATCAACAGTGAAAAATCTTGGTAAGAATAGCTTTCCAAACCCTAAGATAGCCAAAGATGGACCAAAGCTCCAAA contains:
- the LOC117612787 gene encoding peptidyl-prolyl cis-trans isomerase Pin1 — its product is MSSSAGNQVRASHILIKHQGSRRKASWKDPEGAIIKNTTRDSAVSQLKALHDDIISGKAKFDDLASRYSDCSSAKRGGDLGPFGKGQMQKPFEEATFALKVGEISDIVDTDSGVHIIMRTG